AATTGTAACTTTTGGATATTGATCGCAGTTGTGTTGTGCCAAATAACAAAAATCCTGGTTTGGCTCAAGACACGTCATTGAAAAACCAAATTGAGCAAAAGTCACCGTCGCATTTCCTGGACCACAACCAACCTCAAGAATCGATGCATCTGAGGAAAGTTGGGCTAAAGCGACAGACCGATCAATTAGTTCCTTTGGATAGTGCGGTCTTGCGTTGTAATAAACATCAGCAACGGGGGAATACCAAGTCTTTCGCAGTTCCAAATCTATAGAAGCTCTAGCATTTATTTCTTGTCTTCTGGCATTTATTTCTTGTCTAGAGTCTTGCATAAGCTAGTTTTGTCAGCGATGAAGTCCAATTTCATTTTAGAACCAGGAAGGGATCTGTCAAAATTTTTATTGATAATGATAATTAAGCAAAGAGCGACGCTTCAGATATAGCAACTAAACCTGTTGCAAGCCCTTAAAATTCCACGTCTTCTCGCTCCTGACTCGTAGTTCCAACTTTATCCACACCTTTTGCTGTCCAATACATTGTGTCAATACACCTAGCAAGTTGTTCTACAGTCGGTGCTTCAAACAAATTGCGTACAGGCAAATCTATTTGGAAGGTGTCACGGATACGGGAAGTTAGCTGAGTCGCTAGTAGAGAATGACCGCCCAATTCAAAGAAATTGTCGTGGACGCCTACTTGCTCTTTTCCCAAGACTTTAGCCCAAATTTCTGCAAGTAATTCTTCAACTTGCGATCGCGGTGCCACATAATCGTGATTATTGAAGGTAATTGTATCAGGCGTGGGTAAAGCACGGCGATCCACTTTGCCATTAGGTGTTAGAGGTAGAGATTCCAGGACTACGTAGGCTCTTGGCACCATGTATTCTGGTAACTTTTCTTTCAGAAATTGACGAAGTAAGGATGCAAAGCCTTGCACGTCTTGCGTCGGTATTTGTTCCTGGTTGGGAACAATATAAGCCACCAAGTACTTATCATCAGGTACGTCCTCAGCAACAATGACAACAGTTGCTGTGACTGCTAGATGTTGACTCAACACCGCTTCAATCTCTGACAACTCAATGCGGAAGCCGCGAATCTTGACTTGATTGTCAATACGACCTAAAAATTCAATATTGCCATCTGGTAAATAGCGAGCTAAATCACCCGTTTTATAAAGACGTGTTTTTGGCTTATTACTAAAAGGATGAGTAATAAAGTGTTCAGCAGTTAGTTCAGGGCGATTGAGATATTCTCGCGCCAGCCCCTCCCCACCCATATATAATTCGCCAGTAACACCAATAGGCATAGGTTGTAAATGGGTATCTAATATATAAATCTGGGTGTTTGTAATGGGGCGACCAATAGGAAAATATGTGGCTGATGGTAATTCTTCTACGCAGTAATAAGAAGAAAATGTGGTATTTTCCGTAGGGCCATAAACATGAATTAAATGCTTTGGCGCACCATATTGGAGAATCTTTGTAATCCATCTCGTATCAACAGTTTCGCCACCAAACAGTAAATATTTCAAGGTCGCAAAAGCTTGCGGAACATTTCTAGCAAACTGTTGAAACAAGGCGGTAGTCAAAAACAGAACGTTGATACTTTTTTCTCGTAGTTGTAATGCAAATTCGCGAGACGAAAGGGTTACATATTTACTAATTCCCACAAGTTGAGCACCGTTAAGTAGCGCTCCCCAAATCTCGAATGTCGCTGCATCAAAGGATGTGTTTGAGGCTTGGGCGACTTTATCAGATGGTTCTAATTTTATATAGTTAGTATTGCACACTAAACGATTGACAGCTTTATGAGGTACAGCTACTCCCTTGGGTTTTCCTGTAGAACCAGAGGTGTAAATAACATAGGCTAAATTATCAGTATTTAAATCGCTTTTGAGATTGTCTTCCTGTTCTTGGGTAATAATTTCCCAGTCTTTATCTATAGAAATAATTGGATTTGAGAAACCTTCAAAATGCTTGAGCAAGTTTTCTTGTGTCAGCAATAATGAAACTTGTGCATCTTCAAGCATAAAATTTAGGCGCTCTTGAGGATAGCTGGGGTCTAATGGAACATACGCTCCTCCTGCTTTAAGAATACCCAACAACCCGATTATCATTTCTATAGACTGTGAAATACAAATGCCGACTAAAACTTCTGAACATACTCCGATTTTTTGTAAGTGGTGTGCTAGTTTATTGCTGCGAGTATTCAACTCTTGATAAGTGAGTTGCTCGTTAGCAAAGCTTACTGCTATAGAATTAGGATACTGCTGTACCTTTTCCTCAAACAATTGATGGATACACTTATCTTGAGGATAATCTGCTTGGGTGTTATTCCATTCCACCAATACCTGATGTAGCTCCACTTCACTTAATAACGGTAAATTTGCAATTCGTTGTTCTGGATTTGCAACAATACCTGACAACAGAGTTTTAAAATGTTTCAGCATCCTGCTAATGGTAGCTCGCTCAAACAAATCTGTGTTGTAAACCATTACGCCACGCAGACCTTCAGAATACTCCCAATTTCCACCCCATAAGCTCCTAAAATCCTCAGAACACTTCCACAGATGCAGTTCCAAATCAAAACGCGTTTTTTTCAAGTCAATATTCATAAAGCTAGGTACTAATTCAGGCAGTTCTAGCGCTGACATTGGCGCATTCTGGAAACCAAACACCACTTGAAACAAAGGATGGTGGCTCAAGTTTCGCTCTGGATGCAGTTCTTCAACTAACTTTTCAAACGGCAAATCTTGGTGACTGTATGCTCCTAACGTTACCTCCCGTACTCTGCCTAGTAGTTCCCGAAAAGTGGGGTTTCCAGATAAGTTGCTACGCAGCACCAAACTATTGACAAAAAAACCAATTATTCCTTCTATTTCACTGCGGTTACGGTTAGCAATTGCTGAACCTAGCGCGATATCTTCTTGGTGTGTGTAGCGGTAAAGTAACGTTTGAAATGCTGCCACCAGTGTCATAAATAAGGTGACACCTTCTTGCTGTGACAGCTTTTCTAGTCCATCAATTAGCTTTTTCGGTAACTCTAGAAATTGTGTTGCTCCTTGATAGCTTTGTATAGCTGGTCTTAGTTTGTCAGTAGGCAGATGCAGTATGGAAATACCGTTTAATTGCTCCCGCCAGTAAGCTAAGTGGGTTTGGAGTACTTCTCCTTGCAGCCAGTCGCGCTGCCAGTGAGCAAAATCGGCGTACTGAAGAGGCAGTTCTAATAGGGGAGAAGGCTGGTTCTGTGCAAAAGCTGCGTACAGCGTTCCCAGTTCCCGAATCAGTAGCCCCATAGACCAATCATCGCAGATAATGTGGTGCATATTCAATAATAGAATATGTTCTGTCTCGGAAAGGACGAGGAGTATGACTCGCAGCAATGGCCCAGAGGATAAATCGAAGGGATGTTCTATTTCTGCGGTAACAATGCACTTTGCTTTAACCTCTTGTCGATCGGTTGGTAATTGCTGGAGGTTTAATACAGAAATAGGTATTGTTAAGCTGGGTGCTATCGTCTGTAGGGGTTGCCCATCCAATACTATAAAAGTGGTGCGTAAGGTTTCGTGGCGACGCACGATTTCGTTAAAAGTCTGTTCTAGTGCGGCTAACTTAAGCGAACCTGTCAAGCGAATTACTGTCAGCACATTGTAGATAGCATTGCCGGGGATCAACTGGTCGAGGAACCATAGTCGCTGTTGAGCAAAAGATGCGGGAAAGACGAAAACTTCTTTAGAAGACATAGTTGATCCTTATCTTACAGCCATTTTCAGGTAATAGACCATAGCCGTAGGGGCGCAAGGCATTGCGCCCCTACCAACGATGTGGTTCATTTAGGTGAAAACTGCTGTAAATTTTGTGCTTTCTCAATACAAGCTCTTAGCTGTACGGCGAGAACTTGGATATGGGGTTTTCTTAGCATAGTTAGGTGATTGCCAGGAATATGGTAAATTTCCGTTCCTCCCACAATTAGCCGATCCCAACCCATACTCGGATCTTCCTTGGCAATGCTAGACTGAACCTTTGTTCTAAAAAGATTAATTCGTTTAGGATAAGCTTGCGGAACGTAGTTGAGAACTGCTTGGCTATTGGCATAGAAAACTCGAAGCATTGGACGAATTGCTAACTCCCTTAAAAGTCTTAACTTGGATTCTTCAGGTATAACGTTAACTGTGGCATCCTCTTTGAGGATGAGGTGAGAGAAGAGATTTGTTGGGAGCCGCATAATTTTAATAAAATTAGTCAATCGAGAAGTTAAAGTGTTAATTCGATTCTTGACGATCGCGATAATTAGATAAAAATAATCGAAGAAAAAAGGCCATATATATCGCGCCACTGTAGTCAGCATAAACTTAAAATTGTTACCCAAAGAAGGTATATTGCCTGGAATTGGTGCTAAAGTGTCAAGCACAGCAAGTAGAGCCACTTCTTCCCCAGATCTTTGGAGTTGTTGAGCCATTTCAAAAGCAACCCAACTTCCAAAAGACCAACCTCCTAAAAAATAAGGACCTTTAGGCTGCACTCTACGCAATGCTTCAATGTAGTGGGTAGCCATATCCTCAATGTTAGTTAGGGGAGAAGTTTTTCCGTCAAGTCCAATGGGTTGTAGCCCATAAAATGGTTGATTGTTTCCCAAATGATGAGCTAATTCATAATAAGGAAAGACAACACCAAAAATTGGATGGACGCAGAAGAAAGCTGGACTTGAACCAGCAGGTTGAATTGGAACTAAGGGTGACCACGGGAGAGAATCTGCTTTTGAGGATAGAGAAGTTGATAAACTTTCAATTGTTGGATTTAAAAATAAGCTAGATAGCGGCAATTCGCGCTCAAACTGCTTATGTATTTGCTTCAGGAGGCTTACAGTTAACAGCGAATCTCCTCCCAAGTCGAAGAAGTTATCATGAATACCCACACGCTCAACATTAAGGACTTCAGCCCAAATTTTTGCCAAGATTGACTCGGTTGGAGTCCGAGGAGCGATAAATGCTTTATCTGTTGAGCGGCTAGCCGGACTGTCGAGTTCTCTTAGCGCCAAACGATCCACTTTACCACTAGCTGTTAGCGGCAGAGAATCCAGCACTATAAAAGCTTTTGGGAGCATATATTCTGGTAATTTTTCTTTTAAGAATTTACGGAGTAGAGACGCGAAATTTTGCGTCTTTACATTGGTAACAATATAAGCCACCAAGGACTTATCGCCAGATACATTTTCTTCAACAATTACTACTGCTTTTTGCACACTTTGATGCTGACTCAGCACTGTTTCAATTTCTGACAACTCAATGCGAAATCCACGAATTTTTACTTGATTATCGATGCGACCTAAAAATTCAATATTACCGTCCGCTCGATACCGAGCTAAATCACCCGTCTTGTAAAGTCGCGCTCCTTTTTTATCATGAAAAGGATTGGAAATAAATTTTTCAATCTTTAATTCTGGACGGTTAATATAGCCTTGTGCCAATCCGTCACCACCTATATATAATTCTCCAGAAATTCCAATTGGTAAAGGTTGTAAATGCTTATCTAATATATAAATTTGAGTATTAGCAATAGGGCGACCAATGGGCGGTTTTTCACTTATATGACTAATCTCTGCAACAGTTGACCAAACGGTTGTTTCAGTAGTCCCGTAAGCATTAAAAAACCGACGCTGAGAGTTCCACCAACGTTTTACAATATCATCAGTACAAGATTCACCTGCACAAATAATAGTTTGCAATACCGGAAGTGATTCTGTAGGTAGGATTGCTAACACTGCTGGCGGAAGGGTAACGTGAGTAATAGCTTTTTCGCGCAGTATTTGAAGCAAAGGTTGTCCGGGTAGAAGGGATTCTTTGTTTGCTAAATAAAGAGTTGCTCCTGTCTGCAGTGCCATGACAATCTCAAAAATTGAGGCATCGAAACTTAATGATGCGAATTGCAGAATGCGGTTACTCGGTTGCAAGTTGAAAACCTCAATCTGATCTGACGCTAAGTTGGACAATCCTCGATGCTGGAGCAAAACGCCTTTAGGCTTTCCTGTTGAGCCAGAAGTGTAGATAACATAAGCTAGGTTGTCAAGTGTGACGCCGCTGGTTGGGTTTTCTTGGCTGTGTTGTGTAATAGTTGCCCAATCTTCATCTATACAAATAATTGGAGTCGATAAGTCCTCAAAATGCTCGAGCAACTTTTCTTGTATCAGCAATACTGAAACTTGTGCATCTTCTAGCATGAACTTAAGACGCTCTTGAGGTAAGCTCGGATCTAAAGGCAGGTATGCTCCACCTGCTTTGAGAATGCCTAATAGTGCGACGATCATCTCTAGCGATCGCTCTACGGAAATGCCTACTAAAACGTCAGGGACTACCCCCCATTTTTGCAGGTGATGTGCAAGTTGGTTAGCGCGGATATTTAGTTCGCGATAGGTTAACTGCTGCTTATCAAAGACTACTGCGTTCGCATCGGGAGTTTCCTGCACCTGCGCTTCAAATAACTGATGAAAACACTTGTTTTGTGGGTAGTCTTTTTTAGTGTCATTCCAATCAATTAATAACTCAAGTCGTTCTTCTTCAGTCAGCAAAGATAAATCTGAAAGACGCTGTTCTGGATTGGCAACAATGCTTTCTAACAGCGTTTGGAAATGTCCCAGCATCCGGGTAATGGTCGTGTCATCAAATAAATCTGTGCTATAAATTATTTGTCCTTTCAAACTATCCAAGTCCTGCCACAGATGGAACTCTAAATCAAGCTTTGCAGTTTTGCTGTCGAACTCAAATAGCGAAAGCCTTAACCCAGGTAACTCTAGCGCTTCGATGGGAGTGTTTTGCAGGCTAAATACAACCTGAAAAAAAGGATGATAGCTCAAATCTCGCTCTGGATGCAGTTCCTCCACCAGCTTTTCAAAGGGCAAATCCTGATGAGCATAGGCTCCTAAAGTTACCTCTCGCACTCGATTCCACAATTCTCGAAACGTCGGGTTACCTGAGAAATCTATACGTAGCACCAAGCTATTGACAAAAAAACCAATTAATCCTTCTAGTTCGCTACGATTGCGATTGGCAATAGGTGAACCTACTGTAATATCCTCTTGCTGCGTGTAGCGATAAAGCAAGGTTTGAAATACTGCCAGCAGAATCATGAACAAGGTAACGCCTTCTTGGTAGCTCAGTGCCTCTAGCGCTTGAGTTAAGGAGTGTGGTAGCTCTAAAAATTGTTTTGCACCCCTGTAGGTAGGAACTGCTGATCTTAGTCTGTCGGTGGGGAGATTCAGCACCGAAATCCCGTCTAATTGCTTTTGCCAATAAGCTAACTGAGTTTGTAGGGGCGAGGTGCCGTTTGCTCCCACTCTTTGCAGCCACTCCCGTTGCCATTCTGCGAAATCTGCATATTGAATGGGTAATTCTGCTAGGGGGGTAGACATGGAGTCGCTTGTCGTCAGACATCGCTTATCCTCTGCGAAAGCTTTGTATAATACCCCCAGTTCTCTAATTAGCACTCCAATTGACCAGCCATCGGCAACAATGTGATGTAGATTTAGCAGCAGCAGATATTCTGCTTCATCCAGTTGTAGCAGCTTTACTCGCAGCAATGGTCCGGTGATGAGATTGAAAGGACGTTGAGCCTCTTGGGTTACGATTTGCTGCACTTGTGTGTCGCATTCTTGTCTCTGGAAATTGCGTAGGTCTATTAGGGGAAGAGGTATGGTTAAGCTGGGTGCTATCGCCTGCACTAGTTGCTGCTCTAGCAGAACAAACGTAGTGCGTAAGGTTTCGTGGCGACGTACAATTTCGTTGAATGTCTGCTTTAAGGCAGTGAAGTTGAGGGAACCTGTCAGGCGAAGTGCTGTTGACACGTTGTAAAATGGATTACCCGGTGCTAACTGGTCGAGAAACCACAATCGCTGCTGGGCGAAAGAAGTAGGAAAAACGAAAACCTCTGCTTCTTCAGAAAAATTAAGTTCTTCATCATCTGTGAGACTACTGAAAATATACTGGCTCATAAGTGAATGGCAAACAGTTATGTGTATTTTTCTCTATTCAGAGTCATAAAAGAGCGTTAATGTTAATGAGGCCTGACGGCGTTATTTCGTGCGCGAAGGTTTATTTACAGAGTGGGAGAGCGCTTACTAACATAGCAGATCATTTTCAAGTGTTCTCAGTATGAACCACCCCACCGCATGGCGGATGGGGTTTCTAGTTTACCGAGTCGGTTCAGTGACTCCTATAGTCGTGCAACAAGACAAGCTTGCTGCCGTACCTTTACATGATAGGAATTTTTTACCTATCCAAATATTGATTCTTTTGAGAATTTGACACACTCGAAAAGTAATTTTTGAAGTGTCAATTTTTGCCTTTCTTAGGATATTGCAAGCACCCTGAGCATCGGCGTTGACGACTGTTCCGCTTGCTGTTTTGTATTCACCACGCTTTGTTCTTCTACCGGAAGGCTTCTGTTCCTTCTGGGATTCGGTTTCTTTTCCGAATACGGGTAGCTCATCCCCATCAAAAAATGACATTTTTGAAGTGTATGATTCTTCTACAATTACGAATTCTATTCCAGATCTTTCACATAAATACTTGAGCGTATCACGTAATGCGGTAAACGGCACTTGTACAAAATTTTGATTATTAACACGCCCATTGTCTATTCCATTCTTTATCCCTTCATTCCAACCAAATACTATTTTGCCTATTCCTGATTCTAAACATTTATTGATTATTGTACGTGCAGATTTCTTGATAAAATCGCGGACTTGGTTATTCCTAGATTGAGTTGCTCTAGCTAAACTCCCACTCCAGAAATTCTCATCCTTACCCTTTTTTAGCTTAGATACAGTTTTATTATAAAACTGATTTATTGCTTTTAATGGTCGCCCATTTATGATAAATCCTTCTTTACCTGTGTTCGGAATACAAGTAATAAAGTTGTTTAACCCGATGTCAATTCCTAAAACACTTGACTTATCTAATTCAGTAATAATTTCTTTTTTCTTTCTACATACCCAATGTAGATAAATCTCTCTATGCTTTGATGTAATTACTAGCTCAACAAGGCGTTTGGGGTCAACGTCATCAGGAATCCTGAATTTCAATCTTTCATTTAAACTTGTTTCCATGACATCTTCTTTGTGCTGCTTCTTGAACAGAATGCCAGTAGAAACAGTAGCAAATATAATGCCATGCTCTTGTGATATATTTACTGATTGACTGGGATATGTCACTTCAAACATACCACCTTTTTGACGATAACCTGGTAATTTAGGCTTCTTTGTTCCCTCGCTAAAATACTTGTCCAAAAGCTGTTTGAATGATTTGAAATTCTCAGCCACCTTATGACACACAGACTGGGCTGCTTGAGAATGCAGCATTTTGTAATGGTAGTTTTCTTTGAAGTCGGTTTGTAAATCAATGGTCAAAGATTGAAAATTCAGAGTTTTGTGTACAAAAAATCCTTGTCTCAAATTGAAAGTCAAGGTGTTATATAAACTGTTGGCGTGTGACAATATGTCAGATACTACAGCAGATCCAAGACTTGATAGTTTTAAATGCTGTACAACCGTCGAGATATACGTATCTTTATTTTTATCCTGATCTAGCGCTTTTTGCTCTTTACTTTTGAATGACATATTTTCTTGCCTCCTTGTCTTTTATTGTATATCATATAGATAGACAATGCAAGTAGAAAATAAAGAAAATGTCAAATAAACATATGCTGACTTTTCGAGTTACCGAGCAAGAAAAGAAAATTCTAAATACGTACTGTGACTTGACAGGTAGAACTCAGGTTGATGTGTTTCGCGAGTTTGTTCGTTCGTTAGAAGACAAATTACAAAAACTAGAGGCAAACTCCTTCGGAGACGCTACGCGAACGAACCTCTAGTTTTTGTGCGCTATCCATCCCCACCGCATGGCGGATGGGGAATTCCGCGAATATGTTAAATATGTTTTAATATTCTCAATTCTATGGTTTTTATCTTTTTGACGAACCAACATCACCCACCGTAGGGGCGCAAGGCCTTGCGCCCCTACAAGTATGAAACGACCATTATTCGTTGATTCACATGATGGTCAATTTGGACAGTGCGTTATACAGTTGAAGTGTCTTCTAAAACTATAACCAATTGCCTACAAGTACAAAAGATCCCCAGAAGAAGGGATTTTTATCCTTAGCAAAAACTGCAAGTTGAGCACGTTGGAGTGCTTCTGCTTTATTCACCCCAGTTTTTAACTCTCGGTAAAACTCACTCATCAAATCAGCTGTTGATTCATCATTAACCGCCCACAATGTTGCTAGGGTACTGCGAGTACCCGCCCGGACTGCAACTCCAGCCAATCCTAGTGCTGCTTGCTTGTCTCCTTCAGCAGTTTTACAGGCACTAAGAACGAGTAACTCAATGGCATTTGACCGTTTGCGATCGCTAACTCTTAATAACTTATCAAATTCCTTGACCTGAAGTAACTTATCCCACATCAGAATAAAAGTCTTTTCTGGATCGGAACTAAACTCACCGTGAGTTGCTAGGTGAACTATTGTGTAAGGGTCGGTTTGCAGTTGATTTTGCAGATTATTTTCGGTAAATTGCTGATTGAGTAATTTCTCGCTCTTAGGAATCTCCAATTGAATTTCTTTTAACTCTCGTGGTACATTTTTAAGTTGGGGAAATTTGCGGTTTTCAATGGAATGTGCTTGCGTCACTCCTGCAGTTAAAGCATTCAACTTTACCTTTTGTAAGGGTTGGGGAGCAAGAAGTTGCAAACCAGGTGTTACGGCGAGCGCATACTTCTCTACCAAATATTTTTGCTGTTCTTGGTCGAAGAGAACTGCCATAGGAACGTTTCGCAACTCACCATCCAATACAAACACCAAAGTTTTAATACCATTCTTGCTTAATTCTGCTTCCGCTGGTCGAATTAACCAGTTATATACCTGTTGTGAGAGTCGTTTAACTTGAGCAGTTTGGGTAACATCTTGCAAATTTTTCCTAAGATTTTCTATAATATCATTGACTTTATCTCGATCAATAAAAGTGTTATAGTAGTGCAAGTCTTGATTGGGTAATTTCAGAATGACCTCTAAGCTATTGGGCAAAATAATTGGATAGATAACAGCTGCTTGTCGATCTTTTTGATCGACCACAGGGTCAAGTTCTTGCTTGGGTTCCAAACAAGCTGAGCGAAAGAAGTTGTCTAGTTCTGCAAGTTGTAAAGACTCCATCGCAAAACGCGCTTGTCGCAAATTATCCTGAGATGGGTTCCCCTGTCCCCTATTCCCTGTTTGCAGTAACAAAGTAACAAACTCCCGATAAACTGGTTCCACACTTTCCCGGAATGAAAACTGAATATCTGGATTGATAGCCACCAGATCGCGCCGCAAGGATTGAAGGGTTTTGAATGCTTGAGAATAAAATGCAATTGCTCCTGTAAGATCTCCTTGCTGTTTGCGTAGACGCCCCATTTGCCATTGCCACTGGTAAGCAATATCCCCTACATTTAGATCTTGAGCAATCAACAAAGCTTTCTCTGTCAGTTTTTGGGCATATAAAAACTGCTGATTTTGTTCGTATAACTCCCCAAAAGTCCCAAGAGCATAGGATTCAGAACGCCGATCTTGCAAGCTTTGTGCTTGTTGGACTGCTTCTGTTAAAACGCGGGCTGCTGTTTGGAAGACAGAGGAAGAAGACGCGGAGAGTTTTCCATTCGCCGTATCTCCATGTCCCCTCATCCCCGTGTCCTCTCCTCTACTCCCCAGTTTTATCAAATTTTGGGCAAAGTTAATTTTCACCTCAACAGCCCTTCGGCTTGTAGGTAAGTCAGCGATCGCAGATTGAATTTGAGATAACAATATGAGATGATTGAAAGATTGCTTAGTTGCGATCGATAAATTCAGTTGATTGAGATAAGCTTGAATGCGGGTAAGCGATTGAGAAGACAGACTTGCAGCTTGTTGGTAGTCGTTGAATGCTTTTTGAAATTTTTTCTGAGCACGAGCTGTGTTACCCAAACTGAATAAAATTTCACTCTCCATTTGAGTCAATTGTGACGCTTTTGCAAGTGCTAAACTTTGCTCCAACACCTGCTGAGATTCTTTCAAATCACCTACAACTTGTAGAACATTACCAAGACTCAATAATTGTGCAACTTTCACGGGGGAATTTGGTTGATTTTTAAGAGTTTGTGATACCTCAGTTAATAGTTTATTTGCCTGACGGTAATTTCCTAAAGCTTGTAAAGCTTGAGCGGAATTGATACGGTTG
This genomic interval from Scytonema hofmannii PCC 7110 contains the following:
- a CDS encoding non-ribosomal peptide synthetase — translated: MSSKEVFVFPASFAQQRLWFLDQLIPGNAIYNVLTVIRLTGSLKLAALEQTFNEIVRRHETLRTTFIVLDGQPLQTIAPSLTIPISVLNLQQLPTDRQEVKAKCIVTAEIEHPFDLSSGPLLRVILLVLSETEHILLLNMHHIICDDWSMGLLIRELGTLYAAFAQNQPSPLLELPLQYADFAHWQRDWLQGEVLQTHLAYWREQLNGISILHLPTDKLRPAIQSYQGATQFLELPKKLIDGLEKLSQQEGVTLFMTLVAAFQTLLYRYTHQEDIALGSAIANRNRSEIEGIIGFFVNSLVLRSNLSGNPTFRELLGRVREVTLGAYSHQDLPFEKLVEELHPERNLSHHPLFQVVFGFQNAPMSALELPELVPSFMNIDLKKTRFDLELHLWKCSEDFRSLWGGNWEYSEGLRGVMVYNTDLFERATISRMLKHFKTLLSGIVANPEQRIANLPLLSEVELHQVLVEWNNTQADYPQDKCIHQLFEEKVQQYPNSIAVSFANEQLTYQELNTRSNKLAHHLQKIGVCSEVLVGICISQSIEMIIGLLGILKAGGAYVPLDPSYPQERLNFMLEDAQVSLLLTQENLLKHFEGFSNPIISIDKDWEIITQEQEDNLKSDLNTDNLAYVIYTSGSTGKPKGVAVPHKAVNRLVCNTNYIKLEPSDKVAQASNTSFDAATFEIWGALLNGAQLVGISKYVTLSSREFALQLREKSINVLFLTTALFQQFARNVPQAFATLKYLLFGGETVDTRWITKILQYGAPKHLIHVYGPTENTTFSSYYCVEELPSATYFPIGRPITNTQIYILDTHLQPMPIGVTGELYMGGEGLAREYLNRPELTAEHFITHPFSNKPKTRLYKTGDLARYLPDGNIEFLGRIDNQVKIRGFRIELSEIEAVLSQHLAVTATVVIVAEDVPDDKYLVAYIVPNQEQIPTQDVQGFASLLRQFLKEKLPEYMVPRAYVVLESLPLTPNGKVDRRALPTPDTITFNNHDYVAPRSQVEELLAEIWAKVLGKEQVGVHDNFFELGGHSLLATQLTSRIRDTFQIDLPVRNLFEAPTVEQLARCIDTMYWTAKGVDKVGTTSQEREDVEF
- a CDS encoding RNA-guided endonuclease InsQ/TnpB family protein, which translates into the protein MSFKSKEQKALDQDKNKDTYISTVVQHLKLSSLGSAVVSDILSHANSLYNTLTFNLRQGFFVHKTLNFQSLTIDLQTDFKENYHYKMLHSQAAQSVCHKVAENFKSFKQLLDKYFSEGTKKPKLPGYRQKGGMFEVTYPSQSVNISQEHGIIFATVSTGILFKKQHKEDVMETSLNERLKFRIPDDVDPKRLVELVITSKHREIYLHWVCRKKKEIITELDKSSVLGIDIGLNNFITCIPNTGKEGFIINGRPLKAINQFYNKTVSKLKKGKDENFWSGSLARATQSRNNQVRDFIKKSARTIINKCLESGIGKIVFGWNEGIKNGIDNGRVNNQNFVQVPFTALRDTLKYLCERSGIEFVIVEESYTSKMSFFDGDELPVFGKETESQKEQKPSGRRTKRGEYKTASGTVVNADAQGACNILRKAKIDTSKITFRVCQILKRINIWIGKKFLSCKGTAASLSCCTTIGVTEPTR
- a CDS encoding non-ribosomal peptide synthetase, with protein sequence MSQYIFSSLTDDEELNFSEEAEVFVFPTSFAQQRLWFLDQLAPGNPFYNVSTALRLTGSLNFTALKQTFNEIVRRHETLRTTFVLLEQQLVQAIAPSLTIPLPLIDLRNFQRQECDTQVQQIVTQEAQRPFNLITGPLLRVKLLQLDEAEYLLLLNLHHIVADGWSIGVLIRELGVLYKAFAEDKRCLTTSDSMSTPLAELPIQYADFAEWQREWLQRVGANGTSPLQTQLAYWQKQLDGISVLNLPTDRLRSAVPTYRGAKQFLELPHSLTQALEALSYQEGVTLFMILLAVFQTLLYRYTQQEDITVGSPIANRNRSELEGLIGFFVNSLVLRIDFSGNPTFRELWNRVREVTLGAYAHQDLPFEKLVEELHPERDLSYHPFFQVVFSLQNTPIEALELPGLRLSLFEFDSKTAKLDLEFHLWQDLDSLKGQIIYSTDLFDDTTITRMLGHFQTLLESIVANPEQRLSDLSLLTEEERLELLIDWNDTKKDYPQNKCFHQLFEAQVQETPDANAVVFDKQQLTYRELNIRANQLAHHLQKWGVVPDVLVGISVERSLEMIVALLGILKAGGAYLPLDPSLPQERLKFMLEDAQVSVLLIQEKLLEHFEDLSTPIICIDEDWATITQHSQENPTSGVTLDNLAYVIYTSGSTGKPKGVLLQHRGLSNLASDQIEVFNLQPSNRILQFASLSFDASIFEIVMALQTGATLYLANKESLLPGQPLLQILREKAITHVTLPPAVLAILPTESLPVLQTIICAGESCTDDIVKRWWNSQRRFFNAYGTTETTVWSTVAEISHISEKPPIGRPIANTQIYILDKHLQPLPIGISGELYIGGDGLAQGYINRPELKIEKFISNPFHDKKGARLYKTGDLARYRADGNIEFLGRIDNQVKIRGFRIELSEIETVLSQHQSVQKAVVIVEENVSGDKSLVAYIVTNVKTQNFASLLRKFLKEKLPEYMLPKAFIVLDSLPLTASGKVDRLALRELDSPASRSTDKAFIAPRTPTESILAKIWAEVLNVERVGIHDNFFDLGGDSLLTVSLLKQIHKQFERELPLSSLFLNPTIESLSTSLSSKADSLPWSPLVPIQPAGSSPAFFCVHPIFGVVFPYYELAHHLGNNQPFYGLQPIGLDGKTSPLTNIEDMATHYIEALRRVQPKGPYFLGGWSFGSWVAFEMAQQLQRSGEEVALLAVLDTLAPIPGNIPSLGNNFKFMLTTVARYIWPFFFDYFYLIIAIVKNRINTLTSRLTNFIKIMRLPTNLFSHLILKEDATVNVIPEESKLRLLRELAIRPMLRVFYANSQAVLNYVPQAYPKRINLFRTKVQSSIAKEDPSMGWDRLIVGGTEIYHIPGNHLTMLRKPHIQVLAVQLRACIEKAQNLQQFSPK